In Numida meleagris isolate 19003 breed g44 Domestic line chromosome 3, NumMel1.0, whole genome shotgun sequence, the following are encoded in one genomic region:
- the MAD2L1BP gene encoding MAD2L1-binding protein, producing the protein MAAPGGTESPGVVAAVPSSQASPIVTAETPLALERGRGGRRSRRSVSAALSPTVSVVFPGAVSRESCCRFACELLKHVLHQRHQLPLPYEQLAYFCRRATQDGDVIKKPPSVGLASKKCQQVLVELEGVLQHLEDMFSLTLVPRVLILLGGNAVSPKELYELNLEGICVGSAEKSLKTTSCVRKLFHSLFIADVFSELKALPVMGTVVMLQGHRGCGVEWFRPKLNYKVPTRGRKLTINLSCDGDVDISTSAPQTMTSAWEDYIWFQAPVTLKGFHE; encoded by the exons ATGGCTGCGCCGGGGGGGACGGAGTCGCCTGGTGTGGTGGCGGCGGTTCCGAGTTCCCAGGCCTCCCCGATTGTCACGGCAGAGACGCCGCTAGCCCTGGAGCGCGGCCGTGGCGGGAGGAGGTCCCGACGGAGCGTATCGGCGGCCCTCAGCCCCACGGTGTCCGTGGTGTTCCCAGGCGCTGTGAGCCGAGAGAGCTGCTGCCGCTTCGCCTGCGAGCTCCTCAAGCACGTCCTGCACCAGCGGCACCAGCTCCCGCTGCCGTACGAGCAACTCGCCTACTTCTGCCGGCGGGCGACGCAG GATGGGGATGTGATCAAGAAGCCACCCTCTGTGGGCCTGGCGAGCAAGAAGTGCCAGCAGGTGCTGGTGGAGCTGGAAGGAGTGCTCCAGCACTTGGAAGATATGTTCAGCTTGACGCTGGTTCCCCGTGTTCTTATTCTGCTTGGAGGCAATGCTGTGAGCCCCAAGGAGCTTTACGAGCTCAACTTGGAGGGGATCTGTGTGGGCAGTGCTGAGAAAAGCCTGAAAACCACATCCTGCGTGCGTAAGCTTTTTCACTCGCTCTTCATTGCAGATGTCTTCAGTGAACTTAAGGCTCTTCCTGTCATGGGCACCGTTGTTATGCTCCAAGGGCATCGCGGTTGTGGTGTGGAATGGTTCCGACCCAAGCTCAACTACAAAGTGCCAACCCGAGGAAGGAAACTGACTATTAACTTGTCCTGCGATGGAGATGTCGATATAAGTACCTCAGCTCCTCAGACTATGACTTCTGCTTGGGAGGACTACATATGGTTTCAAGCACCAGTGACACTCAAGGGCTTTCATGAATGA
- the LOC110396838 gene encoding epoxide hydrolase 1-like isoform X2, protein MWREVLPNTWENILSRIRSFQYSQKNAVLVPVAAVGVGGMLVCWLMSRRKIKSIEMGDGWWGSGEKPLKGKEDESIRPFKIETSDEEIEDLHHRLDQARYAPPLEGAAFNYGFNSNYLQKVVAYWRNKFDWRKQVEILNKYPHFHTTIEGIDIHFIHVKPSYVPHGKAVQPLLMVHGWPGSFYEFYKIIPLLTDPAKHGLDSGDVVFEVICPSIPGYGFSEAPHQQGFDALATARIFHKMMKRLGFKEYYIQGGDWGALVTTVMSQMLPQSVKGLHVNVVFTSIQGLKKVLQVMLGAYVPWLVGFTREDVRRMYPFMQKNVFDILRESGYLHIQATKPDTAGCGLNDSPVGLAAYILEKFSTWTDKSFLCKDDGGLESKYSLDDLLTNVMIYWVTASIVPSMRYYKENFARDPGFVAGSRYNT, encoded by the exons ATGTGGCGGGAGGTCCTTCCCAACACCTG gGAGAACATCTTGTCCCGCATCAG GTCTTTTCAGTATTCTCAGAAGAATGCAGTCCTGGTccctgtggctgctgtgggtgTTGGAGGGATGCTGGTTTGCTGGCTGATGTCTAGACGCAAGATCAAGAGTATTGAAATGGGTGATGGATGGTGGGGGTCAGGCGAAAAACCcctgaaagggaaggaagatgaAAGCATCCGCCCCTTCAAGATTGAAACATCTGATGAAGAAATTGAG GACCTGCACCACCGCCTTGACCAGGCTCGCTATGCTCCTCCACTGGAAGGGGCAGCCTTCAACTATGGCTTCAACTCCAACTACCTGCAGAAGGTGGTGGCCTACTGGAGGAACAAGTTTGACTGGCGCAAGCAAGTGGAAATCCTGAACAAATACCCTCATTTCCATACCACTATTGAAG GAATTGATATCCATTTTATCCATGTGAAGCCCTCCTACGTCCCTCATGGAAAAGCTGTTCAGCCTCTCCTGATGGTCCATGGCTGGCCTGGCTCTTTCTATGAGTTCTACAAGATCATCCCTCTACTCACGGATCCAGCCAAGCATGGCCTGGACAGTGGTGATGTGGTGTTTGAGGTCATCTGCCCATCCATACCAGGCTATGGCTTCTCAGAGGCACCACACCAGCAAG GATTTGATGCCCTTGCAACTGCTCGGATATTTCACAAGATGATGAAGAGACTGGGCTTCAAGGAATACTACATCCAGGGAGGAGACTGGGGAGCTCTTGTTACCACAGTTATGTCCCAGATGCTGCCACA GTCTGTGAAAGGGCTTCATGTGAATGTCGTCTTCACCAGCATACAAGGTTTGAAAAAAGTGCTTCAAGTGATGCTTGGGGCTTACGTACCATGGCTTGTAGGCTTCACCAGGGAAGATGTTCGACGGATGTACCCTTTCATGCAGAAGAACGTATTTGACATTCTGCGAGAATCTGGATACTTACACATCCAAGCCACCAAACCAGACACTGCAG GTTGCGGACTGAATGACTCCCCTGTGGGGCTTGCTGCATATATTTTGGAGAAATTCTCTACATGGACAGATAAATCATTCCTGTGTAAAGATGATGGAGGCTTGGAAAG CAAGTACTCTCTAGACGACCTTTTGACCAATGTGATGATTTACTGGGTGACAGCATCTATTGTGCCCTCAATGCGATACTACAAGGAGAACTTCGCCCGGGACCCTGGCTTTGTTGCTGGTTCCAG ATATAACACTTGA
- the LOC110396838 gene encoding epoxide hydrolase 1-like isoform X1: MWREVLPNTWENILSRIRSFQYSQKNAVLVPVAAVGVGGMLVCWLMSRRKIKSIEMGDGWWGSGEKPLKGKEDESIRPFKIETSDEEIEDLHHRLDQARYAPPLEGAAFNYGFNSNYLQKVVAYWRNKFDWRKQVEILNKYPHFHTTIEGIDIHFIHVKPSYVPHGKAVQPLLMVHGWPGSFYEFYKIIPLLTDPAKHGLDSGDVVFEVICPSIPGYGFSEAPHQQGFDALATARIFHKMMKRLGFKEYYIQGGDWGALVTTVMSQMLPQSVKGLHVNVVFTSIQGLKKVLQVMLGAYVPWLVGFTREDVRRMYPFMQKNVFDILRESGYLHIQATKPDTAGCGLNDSPVGLAAYILEKFSTWTDKSFLCKDDGGLESKYSLDDLLTNVMIYWVTASIVPSMRYYKENFARDPGFVAGSRIGVYVPTGIAAFPQEIAHSPQVWAKKTYKNIVRYSYMPRGGHFAAFEEPKLLAQDIIHFVRKVEQL; encoded by the exons ATGTGGCGGGAGGTCCTTCCCAACACCTG gGAGAACATCTTGTCCCGCATCAG GTCTTTTCAGTATTCTCAGAAGAATGCAGTCCTGGTccctgtggctgctgtgggtgTTGGAGGGATGCTGGTTTGCTGGCTGATGTCTAGACGCAAGATCAAGAGTATTGAAATGGGTGATGGATGGTGGGGGTCAGGCGAAAAACCcctgaaagggaaggaagatgaAAGCATCCGCCCCTTCAAGATTGAAACATCTGATGAAGAAATTGAG GACCTGCACCACCGCCTTGACCAGGCTCGCTATGCTCCTCCACTGGAAGGGGCAGCCTTCAACTATGGCTTCAACTCCAACTACCTGCAGAAGGTGGTGGCCTACTGGAGGAACAAGTTTGACTGGCGCAAGCAAGTGGAAATCCTGAACAAATACCCTCATTTCCATACCACTATTGAAG GAATTGATATCCATTTTATCCATGTGAAGCCCTCCTACGTCCCTCATGGAAAAGCTGTTCAGCCTCTCCTGATGGTCCATGGCTGGCCTGGCTCTTTCTATGAGTTCTACAAGATCATCCCTCTACTCACGGATCCAGCCAAGCATGGCCTGGACAGTGGTGATGTGGTGTTTGAGGTCATCTGCCCATCCATACCAGGCTATGGCTTCTCAGAGGCACCACACCAGCAAG GATTTGATGCCCTTGCAACTGCTCGGATATTTCACAAGATGATGAAGAGACTGGGCTTCAAGGAATACTACATCCAGGGAGGAGACTGGGGAGCTCTTGTTACCACAGTTATGTCCCAGATGCTGCCACA GTCTGTGAAAGGGCTTCATGTGAATGTCGTCTTCACCAGCATACAAGGTTTGAAAAAAGTGCTTCAAGTGATGCTTGGGGCTTACGTACCATGGCTTGTAGGCTTCACCAGGGAAGATGTTCGACGGATGTACCCTTTCATGCAGAAGAACGTATTTGACATTCTGCGAGAATCTGGATACTTACACATCCAAGCCACCAAACCAGACACTGCAG GTTGCGGACTGAATGACTCCCCTGTGGGGCTTGCTGCATATATTTTGGAGAAATTCTCTACATGGACAGATAAATCATTCCTGTGTAAAGATGATGGAGGCTTGGAAAG CAAGTACTCTCTAGACGACCTTTTGACCAATGTGATGATTTACTGGGTGACAGCATCTATTGTGCCCTCAATGCGATACTACAAGGAGAACTTCGCCCGGGACCCTGGCTTTGTTGCTGGTTCCAG GATTGGAGTATATGTTCCAACAGGCATTGCAGCTTTTCCCCAGGAGATAGCACATTCGCCACAGGTCTGGGCAAAGAAAACCTACAAGAACATTGTCCGTTACTCTTACATGCCACGCGGAGGGCATTTTGCTGCCTTTGAGGAACCGAAGCTGCTGGCACAAGACATCATCCACTTTGTGAGAAAGGTAGAGCAGCTGTGA